gtgtgtgtgtgtgtgtgtgtgtgtgtgtgtgtgcggataTGGTGTGCAAGCCCAATTTTTCAGGTTACTCACCAGCATTATGAAACCAATATGTTTATGAGACCATTTTTGATGGTCTCATAAACCTTGAGTTTTAATGTCTtgctatttcctatgaaagtaaaATCTAAATGTTGTTATTAGATTAATACCGACCTTCTAACTTCTACTaccataatatttatttatttcagcaacTTAATCTCTATTTTCGTTTTTACAGCCTAAACTAATATTGGTTTCCTAAACCATGTCGTGTGTGTAGTTTACATCAAAAATGCCCCTAGTGGTAGAAAGCCTGCATTACAGGGTTGAtacaaccccgcgaaaatcgataCATTTTCGCGCCTCCTGACGCAACCAGGCAGAAGTCCATCATCCGGCCTTTCTTTGAGTTCCAGCTTCCAGGGAGGAGGAAGGACGGAAAGACCGACAATTCAGAGGTAAGAATCTTTATTTAAAATGTGCTGATGTAGTTGTTATAAAACTGTATTTCTGGCAAAGACCCCAAAACATTAGGAAAAAATAATGCTTTACATTGTGTCTGTTTATCAAAGTTTATCTGAACACTGGTCCATTTGGCTAAATTCCTCAGCTACCTGATTCGGACCGTGATCTGGTACAGACAGGGGTAATTAAAACCGGAACCCCCTCTCCTCCCTCCCACTCGGCTGGAGTTTCCCTGCCATTGCTAGTTCTGGAGCTAGTAAGGTAACATATTTCAGTCTGGTTTGCTAGCGCTAGCATCGGCGCGGGAAttgccgtccccccccccccccccccccggtaatAGAGTCAGTGGTTATAGCGATCGCGGAACCCCTGCTTCTGTCTTTCACTCGGCTGGAAATTCTCGTCTGATTCCTGTTCTGTCAAGTTCGGGTGGAGAAGCGGCGGTGATTAGAACCGCATCCTCCTGCCCGGTCGATCGGAAATTCTCCTTTTTCTGCTTGGCCCTGGTCCCAGAGGTAAGTTAATCATGGAGAacggtttattttgtttttcatgaACTAGATGAatgcttttaaaggtgtggaaaactgaaaaacaatttctaatgattatttctgcttTGGCAagtggtttctccctctggttggtctctgctctctgaggcgtgcagcaaactcataactttatggttttgatccatcagaagtagaattataaacatttaaacttTTCTCTGTGTCCGAGCTGCATTAGTGtccatggctgtgtctcaattcagggtctgcatccttcgaaggacccagcccactcggccgacgtgggctgcgtcctccgtcggccgggtagaccggatgttaacggctgtgaatttggacaggcctagccttcatgaactccctccgcgaacgttccgtcgcctagcaaccgtggaaccgctgggcagaagggagaaggaactttaaacgatggagctcgacgttttatttagctttttaacccccagagacccaaatttagaaaactgcaaaatctttatttaacctttcacatgttgttctaggaggccagataaacgggcctatttacacattttaacagtcaATAGTGTTGcacaactgaacaataggacctattagcaatgtaaatgtagttttaaaaagaaaaaaaatggggaaggtttattcttgtagacttaaatctgatgttgtaatgttacaaccgtgggtctctgggggttaatcatttccttgactgttggagagctaattcagagaaaatactttagacaagctgagcctgagcaaagatgtgataatagtttttaatactttctaagggtcttaatttgaccaaaaccgatttatcaccttttaagacttttcaagacccagcgggataccctctagtaaacaattttcatttgtaaacaaaaataaaattcaagagtttaatgcagaactgattttatttagatatttcttttatatgtacatgtttaatctttattaaccattttttttctagcaaagtaaaaagctgtcaaagttattccttctctcctgtgccctctgctgctctgcagcctcatgtcctccctgatcagatccagaagctggtcatcgctggcaccttctcctggatgcccattttctccagaatagtcttaacaaacatgtaagaaaagaaacaggaagagaaaagaggacaacgggttattcctttcatgttttcgcagaaaaaactaaactcaaacgaatttttaaaatatgagatgttattgtacctccatgccacagccgccgaatactttgctccagtgatcatggggtccatctccgccctaagcttaataaattccctggttttctcttttggtcctaaaatacaaacttctattaaaatcagggggaaacgtagcgggagaagtacgacaccgagcgcggccgaacatacgagccgagaccgcaatacaagcacttttactgtaacatttctaactaaaataacgttcatgtatcacaaaaagtccttaacctaacagttttcaagtttatacttacatttatatgcgcaatcctctccgacagctcccgcttcactgtccgccattgtttttaagtttttctgctggccggcccgcaaggcatcttgggaaatgctacctattgaaggatacacccgacccatccttcattcaggcgaagagaaggccgcattcgtcgaccgcatttgaaggagtcttcgaattgggacaggcctagtcgcggcgctgtgacgtaaccggccgacgaatccggccgacgtaggatgcagaccctgaattgagacacagcccatatgtttctctggattaagctaacaggactccctcagctgccgccacttggtttggcaaaaaaaaaaaaaaaaaaaaaaacgttttcacaaaaatgactctaaaagcctaaataatataTATtcgtgtaaaaaaatgtttaaattagtTTATATTATGTCTCTACAAACATGGGAATATCTAACCTGCAATTTTCTCTTTAAACTTGCAGAGAGTGAGCTGCACAAGTGCGGAGGAAGTGTGCAGTTTTATCACTGTGCACAAGTTTAGGCTCAATCCACCTAAAATAATAAGGGGGTTAGGAATGTTTTAGAAGATCTGAAGCCCTCTTAAAATGGACCTAACAACATGGTGGGCTTCATGTGAAAGTGAGAATGTTGTTGAAAAAATTAAAACTGGGCATAAACatcccagctgctgctgctgcagctcatgAGACAGAAAAGAGGATAATTCTGTGAACTGAATAACTAAAATATATTTGAAAAAGCTAGCAATCAATGAGAAGAATCACATTTGAAATTTGTATTCCAAATAAGTTCAAGGTAATTCTAATGACATCAGAATAATGTACACTGGTAATATGATGTGTGTGAGGACAATTTTATTGATCTTTAGGGAATACAACTTAGGTTTGTGATAAATTAGAAaatttgcttgtttttattttacctAAAATGAGCTGCTAAATATCAGCAGTTTTCTTGCCCTGATCATGTTTTGTTGTGTTGAAAAGCTAAAAAAGATAAACCTtttgtgctggagcagggaaacaattaaaacatgatggATATGGAATATAGAAGACCAGGGTCAGAAAGCTGGTGTAAAAAAAATACTAGTGGTACAAAATGACAGGGCCaatttttggtcccagtccacccctggttgtGGTACAAATGAAGTGAAGGATAGTAGATGATGTGATCTGTGAGGAGAATAGTTGGATTACTGTGTGTACTTGTACAAAGTACTGGCTTTTGATtagatttttgttcatttttttagTGAATATCATGAAGAGTCTTCCAAGAAGACAAAACCAGCATCAAGAGGAAGAGAAGCACATCAGGCTGTAAACAGGCAAGGATTCAAGCCTAATTTTTACTTCTCTGTCTGCATTGGTTCGGATAGACGCAACGCTGTTATCTGTTGTTGCAAGGGCTCTTCTGCAGCCACGCAAGGACAGGCGGAGTTCAAACATCTGTCGAGACTGAGATCGCAAGCTTAGGATGAAAAGTGAGccaaatttttattttatgtcaGACACAAAACATCTCACTGAGAAAGTCAAATGTTTTGTCACCTGTGACTGAAGAAGTacaaagatacacagcaagcgtttttATTCGAGGATGGACATGACAAAAAAtgcgggtttagaggtggtgaccataggaagaggtgggggagaatgagagacaaattattctgtatgacacgtctcacctttatgttaatattgttttatttgatgcactccactttgaactgcaccaatccagcgactgctgcattgtaataactagtattaaaggtgagtacaccaatatttgcacaataataatttctgttttaaactctcagtgacacactttgcagggtggatttggcatttaatttttcttggcgtctgaaaaaacatcttcttttgccccctttatttgactttcggccccctttattttggtccaagatcattactgggctggccctaataaaaaccttctacacccctgcttagtagacttaatgaagtattagtaagccagtataaaaatgactgaaacacaaatttacatatttggcattattgaccaatatttttgatttaatttatttgttaagaacatcaagatgcatcacagtgaacattataataagctgggcggacactgtgcgactttttcactcgtaacacagcttcagctcaaactgtacgatttcagcgcagggcagatctcacgagtcatgtgctcactgtacgtctggtagcaacacgtcggacctaaaatatgctaaaaatagcagtttttacacaacagacttttttgtcttgttttgcctgttgtccttcgggagtgctgcaggaggacacacagggatttatgggggttggatgaggaaacgaaataaagaaagtaaatctgtgttttgtgatcagtttaatttgacatgaacacgacaaacacacattgtgagtaaaaaaatgtgtagaaataaaaacgaacaacgtgagttattggggaaatagcggggagcggagttgatgcatgattgcgaatgcgccatgagcggttctgatactttttgggtcgcagctgctcgcagcgccgcttcaaccctcatgaggaacgagataaatatcaaacactccagaagtccgtgcgagctcacgattgctgatcagtagctggtcacgtggtgttaatcgcctctcgtaaccccctgtacactacacgacgctcagcgctaaactcgccccgatcttgtggattctcgcacgagtggaaaatcggctcaaaaaagtgaaaaagtcgtacagtgcacgcccggcttactgtgtgtgtgtgtgcgttgatgcctgggccgagctgacggagctcccggctgcagttttgtgtgtagggaggggcgggcgctctatctgactggccaatcacagagcgtgaagacagtcagttacccaatgaggatttcattcagcacgattacagatatttacgagttttacactcgtttcttgctcgtattcgtcaaaaatgctttatccgtacgctcatagctgtaaccaccctgcctcctcctccttgctacctgccggctgtgatcacaagcaacaacacagtagttcccgctgcttcttcgggaaacggcgcaaaaaaaaaaaacatcaataaaacttgggatgttgtaggcgtggcggtgggatttcacctatgtaagggaaaccctgggggAACTACTGTGGTTCTCCTGTTTCAAGATATAGAAGTAAGCCAAAGCAGAGAGCAGCAGGATTTGAGGTCTTCTAGAGGGGCTACAGCCTCATTTATATTTCTCCAATTGTTCTAGTGTATTTCATTAGGTAATACAGtgttggttttctgtgatggtatTGGATGGATATCGATCGATATCAAACCAGATATCAGTattggtagtaaaaaaaagtggaTCAGTGCATTCACAACTGAGATGTTTGCCCTCTCCTGGACATTAAATCAACACAGGCTTTACAGGCAAGAGCCAGGATAGTGAGCCCTAATAACTATTTTTTTGTGTAATTTCTGCTGCTTGGTGTAGTATTTTGATTTGCTGGTTGTGATTGTTCTTTTGAAATTGAAATTGTAGTACTAATTTCCCTCTCTCCATCAGTTCTCCAGTCTGATGTTTCTGAACCTGTCTCCACTGCTACAGAGGTTGGTAAACTTTCCACCTTTTGACTCTTTACTTCAGTTAAAAGTGAAATGTCATAAAAATTCCTTAGTAGTTTATACATTTTTCTACTTAAACATTTAAGAATATTACAGGGAAATATTCACAAACAatatctcaatcatgttggatggAATTATATAGGCCCCTgaaatttttattgttttaatctgGGTAATAACGCactcaacacagataaaaagagcCCCTGCAGCTGCTATCAGGACCTGTGAGTCCTTGATTtaagccaggggtcggcaacccgtggctctggagccgcatgcggctcttccatccatctgatgcggctctctgtgcttgtaaaataatgaatggatatttaaataaaatgctttatattttactgcattaattttacatctgtatgctaggcCTGTAGCGACGCTTCGATGACGTCGAGGATTCGATTCTAAAAAAACGTCGACGTcaaatccggaagtcgacgcaccacgtGACCAAAACAGAGAGAACAAAAACTCCGTTCATCTGATGGACTCAGACTCAGCAGCAATGTCTCAGGTACCCCGGCGCCCTACCTCAAAGGTGTGGGAATATTTTAAACGGAGCACAAAACGTAAAAGTGCCGTTATTTGCTGTCTTTGCACCACGGAATTGGCTTATCACACCAGCACAACGTCCATGTGGGAGCATCTGAAGCGGAGGCATCCCATTGTTACCCGTGACTCCCGCGAACAGAAGTAAGTAACATTATATCATATGTTTGCTAACTTGATTGCATGTTTGTGTAACATGTGCGTGAGCTCTGCGCACTTCGGTAGGGCGTGTTTGGTTTGGCTAAACAATAAACATGGCTGTATTTAGCTAACGTTAATTAGCGATAGCATATAATGCTGTGTTCAATGACAAAATGTATTGTTGTACAAAACATGACTTAACATTACAAAATTAGCCACACCAGCATTCTCAAATGACTTAATCGTGGCATAGCACTGCAATAAGGCTAAGAGCAGATTTAAGATGCCATACTTTCATAGCTGTTGTTCTGATATGCTCCAAATGTGTTCTAATTTGCATTCTGCAAAGCCTATACTTGTGTGTAGCTTATgttgtggtttttatttattttttatttggcaACAAGGGCGGGCGGCAAAGTAATGACTTTATTGCAACAGGGAAACATGTTTCTAACTGTGCATTTGACTATAAACGTTTTTAATCTTTGAATTGATTTTGTGTTTTCCAGAGCAAAGCAAAGAACCTTGTCGTCTTATCTTGGGCAAGAGATGCAATGCACACCTCAGAGGGCAGCTGAGCTGAATAAAAGGATCTTGAAAGTAAGTAATAAATATTAGCTAACTGTTGCTTGCTTTCAGCATCTTTTAGGAGGAAACTGCTaactatgtaaaaaaaaattcaccctcatttagataaaaacagatgaCAAATAGGACAAAATAGGGTCCAGTGTCTATAATCTCCAGCGTTTGCTTTTGTTGGCTTCTTTTTTCTTCATGTCCTTGTGAGATTTGTCTAGTAATTAACTGTTAAATGCTATGTTGTTTCTATATTTATATTTTCCTTATCTTACAGTTGATTGTTAAAGACATGAGGCCTTTGTCTCTTGTTGAGGGTGACGCCTTCATCGATATGGTCGAATACGCCTGTCCCGGCTTCAAATGTCCATCCAGGTGGTGGTTCACAAACCAGTTGGAAAAGACATATGAAGATACTCTGGAGAATTTAAAGAAGAACATAAAGAAGAGGTCCTCAAAAGTCACACTCACCACTGATGCCTGGACAAGCATTGCCACTGAGGCCTACCTTGGCGTGACCTGCCATTACATCGACGACAACTGGGAGATGGTCTCATTTGTCCTGTGTACAAAGCCCCTCGAAGAGCGACACACAGCAGACAACATCGCTCTCTGGATCGAAGAGGTTGCTGAGAAGTTTGATTTCTCTCTTCGCAATGATGTCCAGGCAATAGTCCACGACAATGCAGCTAATGTTGTGAAAGCCCTACGGATCCTTGAGGAGAGGCATGGTGTATCTTCCCTTCGGTGTGCTGGCCATACAACACAGCTGATAGTCAACCAGGCTCTGAAACACCCCCAGATCAGCAGGGCGCTTGGGGCAGCAAGGGAGCTTGTCAGCTACTTTCACAATAGCAATTTTGCCCTCCTTAAACTAAAGGCCAAACAAGAGCAGATGGGCACTCCTCAACACAAATTAATCCAGGATGTAGCTGTGCGATGGAATAGTTCCTTTTATATGATTACACGCCTCCTTGAGCAGCGCTGGCCTGTAACTGCAACCctttcagacccagaggtcactaAGGCATcaaaacgttaccttgatatgaaaGCTGAACAGTGGAGCCTCTTGGAGGAATTACAGCAAGCACTTGAGCCATTTGAGCAAGCCACTGTCTTCCTTAGTGGAGAGGCATACGTCACAGGATCTGTCCTGCCGCCTCTGGTGAAAGGTCTACAGAAGTCCACAGAGAAAACATTTGATTCTGCTCCCATTGCCACCTTCCAAACAACAGTCGCTGCAGAGATTGCTTCAAGGTCAGTGTAATTATTCTGGTCTTGAAATCTAGTTTTAAACTAACTAAATGTATTTTAAATTAAGCTTTCCCAGTTTGCGTCTTAATGTTTTCCTCATAGGTATATATCATAGAGCTGTTGCTTCTACTAGTCTTTCCCTCCAAGCACTTTGAATTTATGTAAGTGTAAAAATCATATCAATTATGTTTCAGATGGAAGAATCAGACTTCATATGATGAAAATGAGAATGTGAGCATCTTCGCGGCAGCCCTTGATCCACGATTCCGAAAGCTGAAATTTCTTTCCACTGATGATGTCCTGAAGGTAAAAATCAAACTTCAGAGCCTTGCACTTGAAGCCAGACCAGTTCTAGTGAAGGAAGAACCTGAAGCTGATGTCTCCCACCAGCAGCATGATGCCATGCTGAAGCCAAAGTCCGTCCTACACTCACTGCTTGGCTCAGATGAGGAGGAGCTGGAAGATGACGAATCAGGCCGGGAACAGAGAGAAGACGCTGTCAGGAATGAGTTGCTTGTGTACTTTGGGGAGAAACCCATTCCAAAGGACCGAAACCCACTCCAGTGGTGGAAGGAAAATGAAGTGAGATTCCCCACCCTGGCTGTTGTGGCAAAGTCTTATCTGGGCGCCCCTGCAACATCCACAGCGTCTGAACGTTTGTTTTCAGCAGCAGGGACAGTTGTCAACAAAAAAAGAGCTAGTCTCACCAAAGAGCATGTGGACATGCTCACATTCCTCCACAGCAATTCAGAGTAGGCAGTGCAGAGGAGTAGTACAGTGTGGAGATGTgggaggggaaaaaaataaaaatatagacaGTTTTAAACTGCATACACTAACAGAATAACGGTTCAGTTTCATTTTGCAATAACTGGGACACACTGAGGAATGTGTGCTGTGCACTGCACAGTGTTTTGTTTTGCACTGCATTTTTAAAACTATACAACAATTTTTTCTGTTCAGGCTGTAAAACTGGGTGCTCTTCCTTTAGAGACTGTTAAACAGTTTTTTTGTGTTAAACACTCAGGGATGTTCATGCTGTGACCTGCACAGTGTTCTGTTTTGCACTAAAActactgcttttattttgttttaagcaAAAGATGTTTGACTTTGGAAAATTGTTGTGTAATAAAGCCATTTATACAATTTTGGgggtatttatttaaaatattttggttttaatcaattgtacagcaaaaaaaaaaacaatcataagATTAATCATTTaattagtcattagaatagtcgactattcgataaaataatcgccagaataatcgttttgaaaataatcgtttacctacAGCCctactgtatgccaattctaaatgtaaagattgtctgcgtaaacctgaacaggtccaacccggtcttactgtgagaccgggttgacggtcacgcttgtgcgtaatcatattggCGCATTCTGGATGCGactccacattggagacaggaacaagcgctattcagccaaagtttcataatcagggaacattttctaagtgacaagtttcgcttcagtcggaggaatcttcccgcatgcgctctggttctgcgatgcgttccaagcccctctccacatcttcagcttgctgtgcaccgtacgtacgcgctgacagcgagctgcgctgagcagtgtccagctcaggtgTTCAGatcggaatcttttcttgagtgatttagctgcatctgcgatgtacgtaacgaataaaatgtcagttcatctgcatgcgtctgggtaattctttctattctttctccgtcaaaataaacggtcaaatacagggagagggtgctcgctgcagaaccacaaaggcggagctgcaccataaggtggagcagcaccagagtcagccccgcccactcacgcaaacagcctagcccactgactttttcagttttgctttttttaatcgcaaactaacctgacccacatgaattacggctgttactagtttacaaatgttaatgctatgttctatgctccaattaagcaagatacatataacttgctacatgacaaagcctgaatatatcccgaaatgaaaaggtttcattTAGCAAATATCCGCCCATAGCCGCTCCAACAGAACCAAGGTACAAAAGCATTTAAGGACAAAGGCTTAGTGGGCTCTAGTAGTCTAATGGCAAGATCATCgaacttaagttttgctttcccctcagctgatgttggttcaactctcggtggggtcgacaacaatctatttagccagctgaaacatttaatttgtttatattttagttgtaatgtttattttctgcaaaatatttatgtctctaaaagttcttggaatttggtcgttcctaaacagcattttagttgaaactctgctcacaaatggactcacactggctaaataaacgaattaaaaaaaaaacacattagtcattgtaTTTTAAACATGtaccaataaatggttaaaaacgtagtactggcaagtgtagctagaaaagaagtaAAAAGTTTGCACCGCTAcctggaggcgaacctgcgcaaaactacatgccaagctgactccataaccacttgaCCACTAAATCTGATAACAAGCTAGTGGCGTCGCATGTAATTGTTCCATCATAATTGTCCCATccagtgtgtttttgtagatgggatgtatggtttattggcggtgtctcagtaagtcatttcagaaataatttgtcacgaAAATTCacggaatatccagatttgagaaccaagaccagacccgcttcgggggaggagaccaaattgaagctgagatgggaggaaaatgtgtgaatgaggccaaaaatggctttggcgtgtttcttatgaggaaatgacaatataacttggtaaaaagttccaaaagttagatttttaattatatggaaactttacaaaactgttcaattaacttctcaactccgtcctcaatcttgcattttagatgatattagctataacaccctctttggttccagaatgctattaagtctgacaactggaaggaattggactgactctgatggaatgggtggggctgactctggtgcagctccaccttctggtgcagctccacctttgtggttctgcagcaagcaccacttgaatacgggaactatctggtcaacacaagccctgcttttaactgttctgttttcttgtgaaaattgttgcaaagagatataatttaacttgattaacaccagagccaggcgcactgcaccgttatctccgtcactgtaaatgagggaaaaacaaaatgatcggatccttttctgaccttccccacctacaaagtttaattacaacaatcaaacgtgacagagcctggatttgtattctgaacagtctaaacatgttttaaaaagaaacgtatgacaaaagtgacacctgctcagtaaaaccaccaacagggtgaaaaatatctaaatattgtagcagagacgggctacaacttctggatccactttatataaatcgttttattgattatcttcttatgaaagataactctgacgtacacgagcgaccggtattgattgctgtcacctgttgtgattggttaaagcagctctctgctgtctgagggtaggccccgcccacaacgccgcggctgctgtggctcccagtgcttCCTTtaatgtgggaaacgggtaataatggctctttgatgggaacaggttgccgacccctgatttaagctaacaaaat
The sequence above is a segment of the Nothobranchius furzeri strain GRZ-AD chromosome 15, NfurGRZ-RIMD1, whole genome shotgun sequence genome. Coding sequences within it:
- the LOC139063372 gene encoding E3 SUMO-protein ligase ZBED1-like, whose amino-acid sequence is MDMTKNAGLEVVTIGRDSAAMSQVPRRPTSKVWEYFKRSTKRKSAVICCLCTTELAYHTSTTSMWEHLKRRHPIVTRDSREQKAKQRTLSSYLGQEMQCTPQRAAELNKRILKLIVKDMRPLSLVEGDAFIDMVEYACPGFKCPSRWWFTNQLEKTYEDTLENLKKNIKKRSSKVTLTTDAWTSIATEAYLGVTCHYIDDNWEMVSFVLCTKPLEERHTADNIALWIEEVAEKFDFSLRNDVQAIVHDNAANVVKALRILEERHGVSSLRCAGHTTQLIVNQALKHPQISRALGAARELVSYFHNSNFALLKLKAKQEQMGTPQHKLIQDVAVRWNSSFYMITRLLEQRWPVTATLSDPEVTKASKRYLDMKAEQWSLLEELQQALEPFEQATVFLSGEAYVTGSVLPPLVKGLQKSTEKTFDSAPIATFQTTVAAEIASRWKNQTSYDENENVSIFAAALDPRFRKLKFLSTDDVLKVKIKLQSLALEARPVLVKEEPEADVSHQQHDAMLKPKSVLHSLLGSDEEELEDDESGREQREDAVRNELLVYFGEKPIPKDRNPLQWWKENEVRFPTLAVVAKSYLGAPATSTASERPTRSYCETGLTVTLVRNHIGAFWMRLHIGDRNKRYSAKLAVHRTYALTASCAEQCPAQMDFNRHHSCDVGGVRMYHAFELPG